The Sphaerospermopsis torques-reginae ITEP-024 genome has a window encoding:
- the metK gene encoding methionine adenosyltransferase, whose amino-acid sequence MKKDFMFTSESVTEGHPDKLCDQISDAIVDRFLQQDPYGRIITECAVSTGIVFIAARFEPSANVDFTNIARQVIEQVGYQQTEFNGKNCSILTSLTELPPEEHHLFDEKILSDTEIEKITVKNQATVFGFACNQTYNFMPLPIWLAHKLARQISEVRKQKILPYLTPDGKTQVGVEYKNRQPYRIHSITVIASQNQSAKPNLQQLQDDIRETVIAPVFANEAIKPDAKTRIFINPDGPFIIGGPTTHAGLTGRKNAIDTYGEYSKHSGSALSGKDPIRIDRIGAYVARYAAKNVVAAKLADECEVQLSYSIGLSRPVSVQVETFGTGKIYDEEITAILEKHFDFRLAGIIKQFNLRFLPSLTKGGFYRKLAAYGHVGRSDIELPWEKLDKVGVF is encoded by the coding sequence ATGAAAAAGGATTTTATGTTTACGTCGGAATCTGTAACAGAAGGGCATCCTGATAAACTTTGCGATCAAATTAGTGATGCTATTGTAGATAGGTTTTTACAACAAGATCCTTATGGGAGAATTATTACAGAATGTGCTGTGTCAACGGGTATTGTTTTTATTGCTGCCAGATTTGAACCTAGTGCCAATGTGGATTTTACTAATATTGCTAGGCAGGTAATTGAACAAGTTGGTTATCAACAAACGGAATTTAATGGTAAGAATTGCAGTATTTTAACCAGCTTAACAGAATTGCCTCCTGAAGAACATCATTTATTTGATGAGAAAATTTTATCTGATACGGAAATAGAGAAAATTACTGTCAAGAATCAAGCTACAGTTTTTGGTTTTGCTTGCAATCAAACTTATAATTTTATGCCTTTACCGATTTGGTTAGCACATAAATTAGCTAGACAAATTAGTGAAGTGAGAAAGCAAAAAATCCTCCCTTATCTTACCCCAGATGGTAAAACTCAGGTAGGTGTTGAATATAAAAATCGTCAACCTTATAGGATTCACAGTATTACAGTTATCGCTAGTCAAAATCAATCTGCCAAACCAAATTTACAACAATTACAAGATGATATTAGAGAAACTGTAATTGCTCCTGTGTTTGCAAATGAAGCAATTAAACCTGATGCTAAAACTAGAATATTTATTAATCCTGATGGACCATTTATTATTGGTGGTCCTACTACTCATGCAGGTTTAACAGGTAGAAAAAACGCCATTGATACCTATGGGGAATATTCTAAACATAGCGGTTCGGCGTTAAGTGGTAAAGACCCCATTAGAATAGATAGAATTGGGGCTTATGTTGCTAGATATGCAGCTAAAAATGTTGTTGCTGCTAAATTAGCTGATGAGTGCGAAGTACAATTAAGTTATTCTATCGGACTTTCTCGACCTGTGAGTGTACAGGTAGAAACTTTTGGCACTGGGAAGATTTATGATGAGGAAATAACGGCAATTTTAGAGAAGCATTTTGATTTTCGGTTAGCAGGAATTATTAAACAATTTAATTTAAGGTTTTTACCTTCTTTAACTAAAGGTGGTTTTTATCGCAAGCTTGCTGCTTATGGTCATGTGGGTAGAAGTGATATAGAATTACCTTGGGAAAAGTTGGATAAGGTGGGTGTATTTTGA
- a CDS encoding cation-translocating P-type ATPase, with protein MIQIIHSSVTGRARYKIDELYRSQSLKIYLERSLANYPEIISVAANVLTSNILVIFQPDVSYRKIAYFIDKALSAYKDKAGVTDVNILAKPTKKDKLTVSKQEQKTENWHLMTADNVLQSLNTSHCSGLSNETANKHLNKYGKNLLSATVTRSEIRMLIEQFKSLPVALLGVAAGISIFTGGIIDAVVILGVVGLNAAIGYVTESQSERIINSLKNRSEKSTWVIRDNKLQEIPTENVVLGDILVLQPGSYIAADARIIEVDNLTIDESALTGESVPVTKNTTLLHGEDVPLADRLNMIYKGTLVINGQGLAAVVATGRFTEMGKIQQLVTEAKTTQTPLAKQLDQVGSQLVFISIGLCGLVFGMGVLRGYNLLAILQSSISLAVAAVPEGLPTIATTTLALGIRDMRKNKVIVRSLNAVEALGSVQTICLDKTGTLTENKMSVVEIVTESKHIQVRDGEFITGEKIINPYNYNELLKLIHVAILCNESEVIQNHDGEYLVTGSATENALIYTAISAGVDVMALKEKYPLLQTNLRSENRNLMSTIHATHNCQQMVAVKGNPAEVLQLCHRWMKNGEVVPLTVEERQKIEIENDRLAGKALRVLGVAYGYIEEVDNNNNQNNHESDLIWLGLVGMADPIRKGAKELIADFHQAGINTVMITGDQSPTAYAIAKELELNRHPQLEILDSNNLNNLTPEALAALSDKVDVFARISPSNKLQIVQALQTSGKVVSMTGDGINDAPALKAAQVGVAMGKEGTDVAREVADIVLEDDRLETMMIAVSRGRTIYNNIRKSVHFLLATNLSEIMVMTTATAVGIGEPLNAIQLLWLNLVTDIFPGLSLAMEAPEPDVLNQPPRNPNEPIIKNTDFGRIAFESAVISISTLAAYGYGIFKYGISPQASTLAFMTLTSGQLLHTISSRSEKHSIFSQEKLPPNPYLTTAVVGSFGIQILALAVPQLRSLLKISPLNMVDTAVISGGALLPLLVNEGTKNIPMR; from the coding sequence GTGATTCAAATAATACACAGCAGTGTCACAGGGAGAGCTAGATATAAAATTGATGAACTTTATCGTTCGCAGTCATTAAAGATATATTTGGAGCGATCGCTTGCTAATTACCCAGAAATTATTTCTGTTGCTGCTAATGTGTTAACTAGCAATATTTTGGTTATTTTTCAACCAGATGTTAGCTATAGAAAAATTGCATATTTTATTGATAAAGCTTTATCGGCATATAAAGATAAGGCTGGAGTTACTGATGTTAATATATTAGCAAAACCTACCAAAAAAGATAAGTTAACTGTATCCAAGCAAGAGCAAAAAACCGAAAATTGGCATTTAATGACAGCGGATAATGTTCTGCAATCATTAAATACTTCCCATTGCTCAGGATTATCTAATGAAACTGCCAATAAACACCTGAATAAATATGGTAAAAATCTGTTATCAGCAACAGTAACACGCTCAGAAATCAGGATGTTAATTGAGCAGTTTAAATCATTACCAGTTGCTTTATTAGGTGTGGCTGCGGGAATTTCTATTTTCACTGGGGGAATTATTGATGCTGTAGTAATTTTGGGTGTAGTGGGTTTAAATGCTGCTATTGGTTATGTTACAGAAAGTCAGTCAGAACGCATTATTAATTCTCTAAAAAATCGCTCAGAAAAATCAACTTGGGTAATTAGAGATAATAAACTACAAGAAATACCTACAGAAAATGTAGTTTTAGGAGATATTTTAGTTCTTCAACCTGGTAGTTATATTGCCGCAGATGCGAGAATTATTGAAGTTGATAATTTAACTATTGATGAATCTGCTTTAACAGGGGAAAGTGTTCCCGTTACTAAAAATACCACATTATTACATGGTGAAGATGTACCTTTAGCTGATCGTTTGAATATGATTTATAAAGGTACATTAGTTATTAATGGACAGGGTTTAGCAGCGGTAGTTGCTACAGGCAGATTTACCGAAATGGGTAAAATTCAGCAATTAGTTACTGAAGCAAAAACAACCCAAACTCCCCTTGCTAAACAATTAGATCAAGTGGGTAGTCAACTGGTTTTTATTAGTATAGGATTATGTGGTTTAGTGTTTGGAATGGGAGTTTTACGGGGATATAATTTATTAGCAATTTTGCAATCTTCTATATCTTTAGCAGTTGCAGCAGTACCCGAAGGTTTACCAACAATTGCTACCACAACCCTTGCTTTAGGCATTCGTGATATGCGAAAAAATAAAGTTATTGTTCGCAGTTTAAATGCAGTAGAAGCTTTGGGTTCTGTGCAAACTATTTGTTTAGATAAAACCGGAACTCTCACAGAAAATAAAATGTCAGTGGTAGAAATAGTCACCGAAAGTAAACATATTCAAGTCAGGGATGGTGAATTTATTACTGGGGAAAAAATTATTAATCCCTACAACTATAATGAATTATTAAAATTAATTCATGTGGCAATTCTTTGTAATGAAAGTGAAGTTATTCAAAATCATGATGGTGAATATCTGGTTACAGGTTCAGCTACAGAAAATGCTTTGATTTACACAGCCATTAGTGCGGGTGTAGATGTAATGGCATTGAAAGAAAAATATCCTTTGCTGCAAACTAATTTGCGTTCAGAAAATCGCAACCTCATGAGTACAATTCATGCCACTCATAATTGTCAGCAAATGGTGGCAGTTAAAGGAAATCCTGCGGAAGTTTTACAACTTTGTCATCGGTGGATGAAAAATGGTGAAGTTGTACCTTTGACAGTAGAAGAACGTCAGAAAATAGAAATAGAAAATGATCGTTTAGCAGGAAAAGCTTTAAGAGTTTTGGGTGTAGCTTATGGTTATATTGAGGAAGTAGATAATAATAATAATCAAAATAATCATGAATCAGATTTAATTTGGTTGGGTTTGGTGGGGATGGCTGATCCAATTAGAAAAGGTGCAAAAGAATTAATTGCAGACTTCCATCAAGCGGGAATTAATACGGTAATGATTACTGGTGATCAAAGTCCTACAGCTTATGCGATCGCCAAAGAATTAGAATTAAATCGACATCCTCAATTAGAAATTCTTGACTCTAACAACCTCAATAATCTCACTCCCGAAGCATTAGCAGCACTCAGCGACAAAGTAGACGTTTTTGCCCGCATTAGTCCTAGTAATAAACTGCAAATTGTTCAAGCATTGCAGACATCGGGCAAAGTTGTTTCTATGACCGGTGATGGTATTAACGACGCACCCGCATTAAAAGCTGCTCAAGTCGGTGTAGCAATGGGTAAAGAAGGTACAGATGTTGCCCGTGAAGTTGCTGATATTGTCTTAGAAGATGACAGATTAGAAACAATGATGATTGCGGTTAGTAGAGGCAGAACAATTTACAACAACATTAGAAAATCTGTACATTTTCTCTTAGCTACAAATCTCAGCGAAATTATGGTCATGACAACCGCTACCGCAGTGGGTATTGGTGAACCTTTAAACGCAATTCAACTGCTATGGTTGAACTTAGTAACTGATATTTTCCCTGGACTTTCTTTAGCTATGGAAGCACCAGAACCAGATGTATTAAATCAACCTCCTCGTAACCCGAATGAACCTATTATTAAAAATACCGATTTTGGGAGAATTGCGTTTGAATCTGCTGTCATTTCTATTAGTACCTTAGCTGCTTATGGTTACGGTATTTTTAAATATGGAATTAGTCCTCAAGCTAGTACCTTGGCTTTTATGACTTTGACTTCTGGGCAGTTATTACATACTATTAGCAGTCGTTCTGAAAAACACAGTATTTTTAGTCAGGAAAAATTACCGCCTAATCCTTATTTAACGACTGCTGTTGTTGGTTCTTTTGGTATTCAAATTTTGGCTTTAGCTGTGCCACAGTTACGGAGTTTGTTGAAGATTTCGCCTTTGAATATGGTTGATACTGCTGTAATTTCTGGTGGTGCTTTGTTGCCGCTATTAGTGAATGAAGGGACTAAAAATATTCCCATGCGATAA
- a CDS encoding DUF5132 domain-containing protein: MASTLDTIIEGLTAIVFSPVILPIASAMKQPVVQNTIKDSILFSEKVKDAVAEMGETVEKVTADARKEKPESFPSRTQSRSQSRTYGNYFTNGKSEAAKDFINVISDINADVARMTNGVADLRVILPLGIGLLSLQQLLRKGFQLEEIPWYILAWYAFDIFTRLNFEDETQLTNLSINTVSMEFQEQQSSDSNNTQQCHRES; this comes from the coding sequence ATGGCATCTACATTAGACACAATTATTGAAGGTTTGACAGCAATTGTCTTTTCACCTGTGATTTTACCGATTGCATCAGCAATGAAACAACCTGTAGTCCAAAATACTATTAAAGATAGTATTTTGTTTTCTGAAAAAGTTAAGGATGCAGTTGCCGAAATGGGTGAAACGGTGGAAAAAGTAACCGCAGATGCAAGAAAGGAGAAACCAGAAAGTTTTCCATCTAGAACTCAATCTAGAAGTCAATCTAGAACTTATGGAAATTATTTCACAAATGGTAAATCAGAAGCAGCAAAAGATTTTATAAATGTCATCTCTGATATTAATGCAGATGTGGCAAGAATGACTAATGGTGTTGCTGATTTACGAGTAATATTACCTTTAGGAATTGGTTTACTTTCGCTGCAACAATTGTTAAGAAAAGGATTTCAATTAGAAGAAATACCTTGGTATATATTGGCTTGGTATGCTTTTGATATTTTTACCAGACTAAATTTTGAGGATGAAACTCAATTAACAAATTTATCAATTAATACTGTTTCAATGGAATTTCAGGAGCAACAAAGTAGTGATTCAAATAATACACAGCAGTGTCACAGGGAGAGCTAG
- a CDS encoding pyridoxamine 5'-phosphate oxidase family protein, with translation MANSQEHNQKTHQLRTLIKDIDNAMLTTVDDDGSLHSRPMSIFSDIDADGKLWFFTFADSHKVLEIQRRQQVNVSFSSPDQQRYISISGTAELVRDRNKLQEKWKPELQTWFHKGIDEPNIALLKVNINKADYWESPSSFRPQTISFLELSHR, from the coding sequence ATGGCAAATTCACAAGAACACAATCAAAAAACTCATCAGTTGCGTACACTGATTAAAGACATTGACAATGCCATGTTAACTACAGTCGATGATGATGGTAGTTTGCATAGTCGTCCTATGTCAATTTTTAGCGACATTGATGCAGATGGTAAACTTTGGTTTTTTACCTTTGCTGATTCTCATAAAGTCTTAGAAATTCAACGTCGTCAACAAGTAAATGTGAGTTTTTCTTCACCTGATCAACAGCGATATATTTCTATTTCCGGTACAGCAGAACTGGTGAGAGATAGAAATAAATTACAAGAAAAATGGAAACCCGAATTACAAACTTGGTTTCACAAAGGAATAGATGAACCGAATATTGCTTTGCTAAAAGTCAATATTAACAAAGCAGATTATTGGGAAAGTCCATCAAGTTTTAGACCACAAACAATTAGTTTTTTAGAACTATCACACCGTTAA
- a CDS encoding HPF/RaiA family ribosome-associated protein, translating into MKIQPEITYRNLDKSEAIDNLVHEKIAKLENICNYINSCHIAIEKIHDRPRSGSPYRVRIDLTVPPGHELAAEKNPGEGVQYQPLDAVVRETFDAMRQQLVKLTQLQRASEQSGRYEEAQESTGLVTKLFREDGYGFLKTLDGREIYFHQNSVLHHEFDRLEIGTGVHFSLEDGEEGPQASTVKIVDKPGVRAGKSSEKLVETPLDW; encoded by the coding sequence ATGAAAATTCAACCAGAAATTACCTATCGTAATTTAGATAAATCAGAGGCAATTGATAATTTAGTTCATGAAAAAATTGCCAAACTAGAGAATATTTGTAATTACATCAATAGCTGTCATATTGCTATTGAAAAAATCCATGATCGTCCCCGTAGTGGTTCTCCTTATCGAGTGAGAATTGATTTGACTGTTCCGCCTGGCCATGAACTAGCAGCGGAAAAAAATCCTGGTGAGGGTGTTCAATATCAACCGTTAGATGCAGTAGTGAGAGAAACTTTTGATGCTATGCGTCAGCAGTTAGTTAAACTGACTCAACTGCAACGTGCAAGTGAACAATCTGGCAGATATGAGGAAGCTCAAGAAAGTACAGGTTTGGTAACAAAATTATTTCGAGAAGATGGCTATGGTTTTCTGAAAACTTTAGATGGACGGGAAATATATTTTCACCAAAATAGTGTTTTACATCACGAATTTGACCGTTTAGAAATTGGTACTGGTGTGCATTTTTCCTTAGAAGATGGGGAAGAAGGACCGCAAGCAAGCACTGTAAAAATAGTTGATAAACCTGGTGTGCGTGCTGGTAAATCTTCAGAAAAATTGGTGGAAACTCCTTTAGATTGGTAG
- a CDS encoding phospholipase D-like domain-containing protein: MVDVPSLDEPHFLPAMMSVSNSLLTSGYLQQFWFDIDAIYKARLEAVKRAQKTIHFETFFMTPGQRTDEFATALIERSQAGIEVLFIADCMGVNSISPQYWQRLKAGGVAVRFFHQFNWQAPFTYNIRTHRKLLLIDGEIAFVGGMGVSDHWDGIMPKKIIPPWLDLEICFTGQIVVILEGIFMQHWLYEGGVASLRAELFKTPDVGGLNNSLNNSLNNSLTMLVTPSSSPSPSSSICALFYTAFLAAKKRIWIASPYFLPDSNSWRALLQAKKRGVDLRILTMGSRNDKPLVYYAVRQGYGDLLKAGIEIYEYQPSMMHAKVLLIDDNFVSTGSTNLDPRSMFHNDELNISLSESKLAQFVEQFFMNGFSRSHQINISEWRKRSIKQKLLGRLMLFLRWQL; this comes from the coding sequence ATGGTAGATGTTCCCAGTTTGGATGAACCTCATTTTCTGCCAGCAATGATGAGTGTGTCAAATTCACTCCTTACATCTGGTTATTTACAACAATTTTGGTTTGATATAGATGCTATTTATAAAGCTAGACTAGAGGCAGTAAAACGCGCTCAAAAAACAATTCATTTTGAAACATTTTTCATGACTCCTGGCCAGCGGACTGATGAATTTGCTACAGCATTAATTGAGCGATCGCAAGCTGGAATAGAAGTGCTATTTATAGCAGATTGTATGGGGGTAAACTCAATTTCTCCGCAATATTGGCAACGTTTAAAAGCTGGAGGTGTTGCAGTCAGATTTTTTCATCAATTTAATTGGCAAGCACCCTTTACTTATAACATCCGCACCCACCGCAAATTATTATTAATTGATGGAGAAATTGCCTTTGTTGGTGGTATGGGAGTTTCTGATCATTGGGATGGCATCATGCCTAAAAAAATTATCCCCCCTTGGTTAGATTTGGAAATTTGTTTTACCGGGCAAATTGTTGTTATCCTAGAAGGAATTTTCATGCAACATTGGTTGTATGAAGGTGGTGTAGCCAGTCTCAGAGCAGAACTATTTAAAACTCCAGATGTCGGTGGTTTAAATAATAGTTTAAATAATAGTTTAAATAATAGTTTAACTATGCTAGTAACCCCTAGTAGTTCACCATCTCCAAGTTCTTCTATCTGCGCCCTTTTTTATACAGCTTTCCTAGCCGCAAAAAAACGCATTTGGATAGCTAGTCCCTACTTTTTACCTGATAGTAACTCTTGGCGAGCTTTATTACAAGCAAAAAAAAGAGGCGTTGATCTTCGTATTCTCACAATGGGATCAAGAAATGATAAACCCTTAGTCTATTATGCAGTACGTCAAGGTTATGGAGATTTATTAAAAGCAGGAATAGAAATCTATGAATATCAACCCAGCATGATGCACGCCAAAGTTTTACTTATTGATGATAATTTTGTCAGTACAGGTAGCACCAACTTAGATCCCCGCAGTATGTTTCATAATGATGAATTGAATATTTCTTTATCTGAGTCTAAATTAGCTCAATTTGTGGAACAGTTTTTTATGAATGGTTTCTCTCGCAGTCATCAGATTAATATATCAGAATGGAGAAAAAGAAGTATTAAACAAAAGTTGTTAGGTAGATTAATGTTATTTTTGCGTTGGCAATTATAA
- a CDS encoding metallophosphoesterase has protein sequence MIKILSEPLSIESLNVKINGLPKYLQNTKIVQLSDFHYDGLLLAEDLLAQAIDFTNQLKPDLIVLTGDFVTHNPQPIYQLAKQLKHLQSRAGVYAILGNHDLYYTHSQTEITKALTGVEIEVLWNQIAYPLGSHLALVGLADFWSPEFHPAPVMNSLDIHIPRIVLSHNPDSAVVLQNWRVDLQLSGHTHGGQIVIPGVGSLPNWISSSRHKIPELFWPWIPFMEGKWPKVVENWQWSQGLHQITTNLGTNQLYVNRGLGTFPPGRWYCPPEVTAITLV, from the coding sequence ATGATCAAAATACTTTCAGAACCATTAAGCATAGAATCCTTAAATGTAAAAATCAACGGATTACCTAAATATCTACAAAACACTAAAATTGTACAACTTTCAGATTTTCATTATGATGGTTTATTACTAGCAGAAGATTTACTCGCACAAGCAATAGATTTCACCAATCAACTCAAACCAGATTTAATAGTATTAACAGGCGATTTTGTTACTCATAATCCCCAACCAATTTATCAACTAGCCAAACAGTTAAAACATCTGCAAAGTCGCGCTGGTGTTTATGCTATTTTGGGCAATCATGACCTTTATTATACTCACTCCCAAACAGAAATTACTAAAGCTTTAACAGGTGTAGAAATTGAGGTACTTTGGAATCAAATCGCCTATCCTTTAGGTTCACATTTAGCATTAGTAGGACTCGCTGATTTCTGGTCTCCAGAATTTCATCCAGCACCTGTAATGAATTCCTTAGATATTCATATTCCCCGTATTGTTTTATCACATAATCCTGATAGTGCAGTAGTTTTGCAAAATTGGCGCGTAGATTTACAATTATCAGGACATACTCACGGTGGTCAAATTGTGATTCCCGGTGTAGGTTCTTTACCAAATTGGATTTCTTCTTCCCGTCACAAAATACCTGAATTGTTTTGGCCTTGGATACCTTTTATGGAGGGTAAATGGCCAAAAGTCGTAGAAAATTGGCAATGGAGTCAAGGACTACATCAAATAACGACAAATCTAGGTACAAATCAATTGTATGTCAATCGTGGTTTAGGAACTTTCCCCCCCGGACGTTGGTATTGTCCACCCGAAGTAACAGCTATTACACTGGTTTAA
- the cobG gene encoding precorrin-3B synthase gives MLSPFTACPGLFYTTPAQDGILSRLRIPGGILNSEQLHAIANIADNYGGSYVDVTNRANLQIREIKQEINIDILQQLQKMGLGSINPAVDHIRNIMTSPIAGIDSQELIDTHPLVKAWDEYITKNSHLGGLSAKFSVGFDGGGKLSLQHFPNDITFTAVQVYQGGRKEPKFFPTGKWGHELVYLILHFCGGEKEKFFINTEILLTPAQCIPFLGALAEVYLQHTDPSSRRKPRLREVIDNLGWENYLQQATEYLTANSFQVAKEIASQNLTQISKLANLHDEAKHNNHKIYHIGIHEQKQSGLYYIGVVLPLGRLQTWQMRGLADLAAKYGNSNLRLTPWQNLLITNIAQEHIAQVQREIAHLELSYSATNIKSGLVSCSGKRGCAAAATDTKTHALTLGEYLETHITLDSAINIHFSGCVKSCAQHHQSDITLLGVKIEAENESREGYQVYLGDDTLQQFGRPIYENVTFAELPQLMERMLKVYQMKRVSSQESFREFANRYDISELKQLFTVQSI, from the coding sequence TTGTTAAGTCCATTTACAGCTTGTCCAGGTTTATTTTACACCACACCAGCCCAAGATGGGATCTTATCTCGCCTAAGAATACCTGGTGGCATTTTGAATAGTGAACAGCTACACGCGATCGCCAATATAGCGGATAATTATGGAGGCAGCTATGTTGATGTTACCAATCGCGCTAATTTACAAATCAGAGAAATTAAACAAGAAATAAATATTGATATTCTCCAGCAATTACAAAAAATGGGATTAGGTTCTATTAATCCTGCTGTAGACCATATTCGCAATATTATGACGAGTCCCATTGCGGGTATAGACTCTCAAGAATTAATAGATACTCATCCTCTAGTGAAAGCTTGGGATGAATACATCACAAAAAATTCCCATTTAGGTGGACTTTCGGCAAAATTTAGCGTTGGCTTTGATGGTGGTGGTAAACTTTCTCTGCAACATTTCCCCAATGATATCACTTTTACTGCTGTTCAGGTTTATCAGGGGGGTAGGAAAGAACCGAAGTTCTTTCCTACGGGGAAATGGGGACATGAATTAGTATATCTCATTTTGCATTTTTGTGGTGGTGAAAAAGAAAAATTTTTTATAAATACAGAAATTTTATTAACACCCGCACAATGTATACCATTTTTAGGTGCTTTAGCAGAGGTTTACTTACAGCATACAGATCCTAGTAGCCGACGTAAACCACGCTTGCGGGAGGTTATTGATAATTTGGGCTGGGAAAATTATTTACAACAAGCTACAGAGTATTTAACTGCAAATAGTTTCCAGGTAGCCAAAGAAATAGCATCTCAAAATCTCACACAAATAAGCAAACTCGCAAATTTACATGATGAAGCTAAACATAATAATCATAAAATCTACCATATTGGCATACATGAACAAAAACAATCAGGATTATATTATATCGGTGTTGTTTTACCCTTGGGACGGTTGCAAACTTGGCAAATGCGGGGTTTAGCTGATTTAGCCGCCAAATATGGTAATAGTAATCTCAGACTCACACCTTGGCAGAATTTACTAATCACAAATATTGCCCAAGAACACATTGCACAAGTGCAAAGAGAAATTGCCCATCTAGAACTGAGTTATTCAGCTACCAACATTAAAAGCGGGTTAGTTTCCTGTTCAGGAAAGCGGGGTTGTGCTGCTGCTGCGACAGACACCAAAACTCACGCTTTAACATTAGGAGAATATTTAGAAACTCACATCACCTTAGATTCTGCTATTAATATTCATTTTAGTGGGTGTGTTAAATCTTGCGCTCAACATCATCAAAGTGATATTACATTGCTAGGAGTGAAAATTGAGGCAGAAAATGAATCCAGGGAAGGATATCAAGTGTATCTTGGTGACGATACCTTACAACAATTTGGTCGTCCAATTTATGAAAATGTGACTTTTGCCGAATTACCTCAACTCATGGAACGAATGTTAAAAGTGTATCAAATGAAACGGGTTAGTTCTCAAGAATCATTTAGAGAATTTGCCAATCGTTATGATATATCTGAACTCAAACAATTGTTCACTGTTCAATCCATTTAA
- a CDS encoding precorrin-8X methylmutase — MYNYIRDAEEIYRKSFAIIRSEAKLDTLPDDVAQIAVRLIHACGMPDIVPELAYSLNAVDAGRKALASGAPILCDCHMVAQGITRKRLPTNNAIICSLNDPEVPTIAKRLGNTRSAAALELWRFHLDGAVVAIGNAPTALFRLLEMLDEGVPRPALILGFPVGFVGAAESKVALAEDSRGVPFMTLHGRRGGSAIASAAINAIATEEEI; from the coding sequence ATGTATAATTATATACGCGATGCCGAAGAAATATACAGAAAATCTTTTGCCATTATTCGCTCAGAAGCTAAATTAGATACCTTACCGGATGATGTAGCGCAAATTGCTGTTCGTTTAATTCATGCCTGTGGAATGCCGGATATAGTTCCAGAGTTAGCATATTCACTTAATGCCGTGGATGCAGGTAGAAAAGCCTTAGCATCTGGCGCACCAATTTTATGCGACTGTCACATGGTTGCACAAGGCATTACCAGAAAAAGATTACCCACCAATAATGCAATTATTTGTTCTTTGAATGATCCAGAAGTACCAACAATAGCCAAACGCTTGGGAAATACCCGATCAGCAGCAGCTTTAGAACTGTGGCGGTTTCATTTAGATGGGGCAGTTGTGGCTATTGGTAATGCACCCACAGCCTTATTTAGATTATTGGAAATGCTAGATGAGGGAGTACCACGTCCGGCATTAATTTTAGGTTTTCCCGTGGGGTTTGTCGGTGCGGCCGAATCAAAAGTCGCTTTAGCAGAAGATAGTCGTGGTGTGCCATTTATGACTTTACATGGGCGACGGGGTGGCAGTGCGATCGCCTCTGCTGCCATTAACGCCATAGCAACCGAGGAAGAAATATGA